Proteins encoded by one window of Agelaius phoeniceus isolate bAgePho1 chromosome 5, bAgePho1.hap1, whole genome shotgun sequence:
- the AASS gene encoding alpha-aminoadipic semialdehyde synthase, mitochondrial isoform X2 encodes MLRAFSHTNGRCVFHHTKRCHHRKSVLAIRREDVNAWERRAPLAPKHVKELTKMGYKVLVQPSNRRAIHEKDYVKAGAIIQEDISEASLIIGVKRPPEDKLIPKKNYAFFSHTIKAQEANMPLLDEILKQEIRLFDYEKMVDHKGMRVVAFGKWAGVAGMINILHGLGLRFLALGHHTPFMHIGMAHNYRNSSQAVQAVRDAGYEISLGLMPKSVGPLTFVFTGTGNVSKGAQEMFSALPCEFVEPHELKEVSRSGDLRKVYGTVLSRHHHLVRKRDGLYDPADYEKHPENYISRFHIDVAPYTTCLINGIYWEQNSPRLLSRQDTQKLLVPVKSATGGMDGCPELPHRLLAICDISADTGGSIEFMTECTTIDNPFCMYDADQHITHDSVEGSGILMCSIDNLPAQLPIEATEYFGDMLFPYIEEMLVSEGSEPLEKQNYSPVVRDAVIASNGSLTPKYQYIQKLRESREQAQSLKMSNEKRVLLLGSGYVSGPVLEYLTRDSNIDITVVSVMKEQLEQLTKKYRNVTPVHMDVLKHEEKLSSLVKNHDLVISLLPYSAHPFVAKKCIDNKVNLVTASYLTPAMKELQESVEAAGITVVSEMGLDPGLDHMLAMECIDKAKEVGATVVSYTSFCGGLPAPEHSDNPLRYKFSWSPQGVLLNTVQSATYLKDGEIINIPPGGALLDSVTPMDFFPGLNLEGFPNRDSTKYAEPYGIQTARTLLRGTLRYKGFSRAMGGFVKLGLINPDPYPLLSSTTPPLTWKELMCKLVGIKSPAEHHVLKEAVFSKLDRDKSQLEAVEWLGLLGDEPVPAADSIVGAFAKHMEMKLPFGTGERDMIVMRSEIGLRHPSGHLEDKFIDLVVYGDNKGYSAMAKTVGYPAAIAAKMVLDGEITAKGMVIPLTKNVYGPILERVRAEGIMYSTRSIIKQ; translated from the exons ATGCTCCGAGCCTTTAGTCACACAAACGGTAGGTGTGTGTTCCACCACACTAAGCGTTGTCATCATCGTAAGTCTGTGCTGGCCATCAGGAGGGAAGATGTCAATGCGTGGGAGAGAAGAGCACCTCTAGCACCAAAGCATGTTAAGGAGTTGACAAAGATGGGATACAAGGTCTTGGTGCAGCCATCAAACCGGAGAGCCATCCATGAAAAG GATTACGTCAAAGCAGGTGCCATTATTCAAGAAGATATTTCTGAGGCTTCACTGATAATAGGTGTGAAGAGACCTCCAGAGGACAAATTAATCCCTAAAAAGAACTATGCCTTCTTCTCTCACACTATTAAAGCCCAAGAGGCAAACATGCCCCTTTTGGATGAGATTTTAAAACAG GAAATTCGACTGTTTGACTATGAAAAAATGGTTGATCATAAAGGAATGCGAGTTGTGGCCTTTGGAAAGTGGGCTGGTGTAGCAG GAATGATCAACATTCTGCATGGATTGGGTTTGCGATTTTTAGCTCTGGGTCATCACACTCCCTTCATG CACATTGGGATGGCACATAACTACAGGAATAGCAGTCAGGCTGTGCAGGCAGTACGGGATGCCGGGTATGAAATTTCACTGGGACTGATGCCAAAGTCAGTGGGGCCCTTAACATTTGTGTTTACGGGCACTGGTAATGTTTCTAAG GGTGCTCAAGAAATGTTCAGTGCTCTCCCATGTGAGTTTGTGGAACCACATGAGTTAAAGGAAGTTTCCAGATCTGGAG ACCTCAGGAAAGTCTATGGAACAGTGCTAAGTCGTCACCATCATCTCGTGAGGAAACGTGATGGACTGTATGATCCAGCAGACTATGAGAAACATCcagaaaattacatttctcGCTTTCACATTGAT GTTGCACCCTACACAACTTGTTTAATTAATGGCATATACTGGGAACAAAATAGTCCTCGCTTGCTGAGTCGGCAGGACACTCAGAAGCTGCTGGTGCCAGTTAAATCTGCTACTGGTGGAATGGATGGCTGTCCTGAATTACCACACAG GCTTCTGGCCATATGTGACATTTCAGCAGATACTGGAGGATCTATAGAATTTATGACTGAATGTACAACAATTGACAACCCATTTTGTATGTATGATGCTGACCAGCATATTACTCATGACAG tGTTGAAGGCTCGGGGATTCTGATGTGTTCCATTGACAATCTGCCAGCTCAGCTTCCTATAGAAGCAACAGAGTACTTTGGGGACATGCTTTTCCCTTATATTGAAGAGATG CTGGTATCAGAAGGCTCAGAACCTCTAGAGAAACAGAATTACTCTCCTGTTGTTCGAGAT GCAGTGATTGCATCCAATGGCTCACTGACACCTAAGTATCAATATATTCAGAAACTGAGAGAGAGCAG GGAACAGGCTCAGTCCCTGAAGATGAGTAATGAGAAGAGGGTTTTATTGCTTGGATCTGGCTATGTTTCTGGCCCTGTGCTTGAATATCTCACTAGAGATTCCAACATTGACATCACAGTTG TATCTGTCATGAAGGAGCAACTTGAACAACTGACAAAGAAGTACAGAAATGTTACTCCAGTTCATATGGATGTCCTTAAGCATGAGGAAAAGCTGTCCTCTTTGGTGAAAAACCACGACCTTGTGATCAG TTTGCTGCCTTATTCAGCACATCCTTTTGTTGCTAAGAAATGTATTGACAACAAAGTGAACTTGGTAACAGCCAGCTACTTAACACCAGCCATGAAAGAACTTCAGGAGAG TGTAGAAGCTGCTGGTATTACAGTTGTCAGTGAAATGGGCTTGGATCCTGGTCTTGATCACATGTTGGCGATGGAATGTATTGACAAGGCGAAAGAAGTTGGTGCTACG GTTGTATCGTACACCTCTTTCTGCGGTGGCCTGCCAGCTCCAGAGCACTCTGACAATCCTCTGAGGTACAAGTTCAGCTGGAGTCCACAAGGGGTGCTGCTGAATACAGTTCAGTCTGCTACGTATTTAAAAGATGGAGAG ATTATCAATATTCCACCTGGAGGAGCGTTACTGGATTCTGTTACTCCAATGGATTTTTTCCCAGGATTAAACCTTGAAGGTTTTCCTAACAGAGACAGTACGAAATATGCTGAGCCATATGGCATTCAGACAGCTCGTACTTTACTGAGAGGCACCTTAAGATACAAA GGGTTCTCCAGAGCCATGGGGGGCTTTGTAAAACTAGGATTAATTAACCCAGATCCTTATCCTTTGCTGAGCTCAACCACGCCACCTCTAACCTGG AAAGAGCTCATGTGCAAACTGGTTGGAATTAAGTCACCTGCTGAGCACCATGTTCTTAAAGAAGCTGTATTTAGCAAACTGGACAGGGACAAAAGTCAGCTGGAAGCAGTGGAATG GTTAGGTTTATTGGGAGATGAACCGGTTCCAGCAGCAGATTCCATTGTAGGGGCTTTTGCAAAGCACATGGAGATGAAGCTGCCCTTTG GCACTGGAGAGAGAGACATGATTGTTATGAGAAGTGAAATAGGTCTCAGGCATCCTTCTGGCCATTTGGAAGACAAATTTATTGATCTGGTTGTCTATGGGGATAACAAAGGATATTCTGCAATGGCTAAAACAGTAGGATACCCTGCAGCTATAGCTGCTAAAATGGTTCTAGATG GTGAAATAACTGCCAAAGGAATGGTCATACCTTTGACAAAGAATGTTTA
- the AASS gene encoding alpha-aminoadipic semialdehyde synthase, mitochondrial isoform X1, whose product MWISLWLSLSTHREACRRTSGLPEVTRLFAPCPDTRGPGALPQEGVAFLLVQVLCGREICFTAGLGFTMLRAFSHTNGRCVFHHTKRCHHRKSVLAIRREDVNAWERRAPLAPKHVKELTKMGYKVLVQPSNRRAIHEKDYVKAGAIIQEDISEASLIIGVKRPPEDKLIPKKNYAFFSHTIKAQEANMPLLDEILKQEIRLFDYEKMVDHKGMRVVAFGKWAGVAGMINILHGLGLRFLALGHHTPFMHIGMAHNYRNSSQAVQAVRDAGYEISLGLMPKSVGPLTFVFTGTGNVSKGAQEMFSALPCEFVEPHELKEVSRSGDLRKVYGTVLSRHHHLVRKRDGLYDPADYEKHPENYISRFHIDVAPYTTCLINGIYWEQNSPRLLSRQDTQKLLVPVKSATGGMDGCPELPHRLLAICDISADTGGSIEFMTECTTIDNPFCMYDADQHITHDSVEGSGILMCSIDNLPAQLPIEATEYFGDMLFPYIEEMLVSEGSEPLEKQNYSPVVRDAVIASNGSLTPKYQYIQKLRESREQAQSLKMSNEKRVLLLGSGYVSGPVLEYLTRDSNIDITVVSVMKEQLEQLTKKYRNVTPVHMDVLKHEEKLSSLVKNHDLVISLLPYSAHPFVAKKCIDNKVNLVTASYLTPAMKELQESVEAAGITVVSEMGLDPGLDHMLAMECIDKAKEVGATVVSYTSFCGGLPAPEHSDNPLRYKFSWSPQGVLLNTVQSATYLKDGEIINIPPGGALLDSVTPMDFFPGLNLEGFPNRDSTKYAEPYGIQTARTLLRGTLRYKGFSRAMGGFVKLGLINPDPYPLLSSTTPPLTWKELMCKLVGIKSPAEHHVLKEAVFSKLDRDKSQLEAVEWLGLLGDEPVPAADSIVGAFAKHMEMKLPFGTGERDMIVMRSEIGLRHPSGHLEDKFIDLVVYGDNKGYSAMAKTVGYPAAIAAKMVLDGEITAKGMVIPLTKNVYGPILERVRAEGIMYSTRSIIKQ is encoded by the exons ATGTGGATATCGCTGTGGCTGAGCCTGAGCACACACAGGGAGGCATGCAGGCGAACTTCTGGCCTGCCAGAGGTCACCCGGCTGTTTGCTCCCTGCCCGGACACCCGCGGTCCCGGTGCACTCCCGCAGGAAGGCGTCGCTTTTCTCCTTGTGCAAGTCCTCTGTGGGAGGGAAATTTGCTTCACTGCAGGCTTGG GCTTTACCATGCTCCGAGCCTTTAGTCACACAAACGGTAGGTGTGTGTTCCACCACACTAAGCGTTGTCATCATCGTAAGTCTGTGCTGGCCATCAGGAGGGAAGATGTCAATGCGTGGGAGAGAAGAGCACCTCTAGCACCAAAGCATGTTAAGGAGTTGACAAAGATGGGATACAAGGTCTTGGTGCAGCCATCAAACCGGAGAGCCATCCATGAAAAG GATTACGTCAAAGCAGGTGCCATTATTCAAGAAGATATTTCTGAGGCTTCACTGATAATAGGTGTGAAGAGACCTCCAGAGGACAAATTAATCCCTAAAAAGAACTATGCCTTCTTCTCTCACACTATTAAAGCCCAAGAGGCAAACATGCCCCTTTTGGATGAGATTTTAAAACAG GAAATTCGACTGTTTGACTATGAAAAAATGGTTGATCATAAAGGAATGCGAGTTGTGGCCTTTGGAAAGTGGGCTGGTGTAGCAG GAATGATCAACATTCTGCATGGATTGGGTTTGCGATTTTTAGCTCTGGGTCATCACACTCCCTTCATG CACATTGGGATGGCACATAACTACAGGAATAGCAGTCAGGCTGTGCAGGCAGTACGGGATGCCGGGTATGAAATTTCACTGGGACTGATGCCAAAGTCAGTGGGGCCCTTAACATTTGTGTTTACGGGCACTGGTAATGTTTCTAAG GGTGCTCAAGAAATGTTCAGTGCTCTCCCATGTGAGTTTGTGGAACCACATGAGTTAAAGGAAGTTTCCAGATCTGGAG ACCTCAGGAAAGTCTATGGAACAGTGCTAAGTCGTCACCATCATCTCGTGAGGAAACGTGATGGACTGTATGATCCAGCAGACTATGAGAAACATCcagaaaattacatttctcGCTTTCACATTGAT GTTGCACCCTACACAACTTGTTTAATTAATGGCATATACTGGGAACAAAATAGTCCTCGCTTGCTGAGTCGGCAGGACACTCAGAAGCTGCTGGTGCCAGTTAAATCTGCTACTGGTGGAATGGATGGCTGTCCTGAATTACCACACAG GCTTCTGGCCATATGTGACATTTCAGCAGATACTGGAGGATCTATAGAATTTATGACTGAATGTACAACAATTGACAACCCATTTTGTATGTATGATGCTGACCAGCATATTACTCATGACAG tGTTGAAGGCTCGGGGATTCTGATGTGTTCCATTGACAATCTGCCAGCTCAGCTTCCTATAGAAGCAACAGAGTACTTTGGGGACATGCTTTTCCCTTATATTGAAGAGATG CTGGTATCAGAAGGCTCAGAACCTCTAGAGAAACAGAATTACTCTCCTGTTGTTCGAGAT GCAGTGATTGCATCCAATGGCTCACTGACACCTAAGTATCAATATATTCAGAAACTGAGAGAGAGCAG GGAACAGGCTCAGTCCCTGAAGATGAGTAATGAGAAGAGGGTTTTATTGCTTGGATCTGGCTATGTTTCTGGCCCTGTGCTTGAATATCTCACTAGAGATTCCAACATTGACATCACAGTTG TATCTGTCATGAAGGAGCAACTTGAACAACTGACAAAGAAGTACAGAAATGTTACTCCAGTTCATATGGATGTCCTTAAGCATGAGGAAAAGCTGTCCTCTTTGGTGAAAAACCACGACCTTGTGATCAG TTTGCTGCCTTATTCAGCACATCCTTTTGTTGCTAAGAAATGTATTGACAACAAAGTGAACTTGGTAACAGCCAGCTACTTAACACCAGCCATGAAAGAACTTCAGGAGAG TGTAGAAGCTGCTGGTATTACAGTTGTCAGTGAAATGGGCTTGGATCCTGGTCTTGATCACATGTTGGCGATGGAATGTATTGACAAGGCGAAAGAAGTTGGTGCTACG GTTGTATCGTACACCTCTTTCTGCGGTGGCCTGCCAGCTCCAGAGCACTCTGACAATCCTCTGAGGTACAAGTTCAGCTGGAGTCCACAAGGGGTGCTGCTGAATACAGTTCAGTCTGCTACGTATTTAAAAGATGGAGAG ATTATCAATATTCCACCTGGAGGAGCGTTACTGGATTCTGTTACTCCAATGGATTTTTTCCCAGGATTAAACCTTGAAGGTTTTCCTAACAGAGACAGTACGAAATATGCTGAGCCATATGGCATTCAGACAGCTCGTACTTTACTGAGAGGCACCTTAAGATACAAA GGGTTCTCCAGAGCCATGGGGGGCTTTGTAAAACTAGGATTAATTAACCCAGATCCTTATCCTTTGCTGAGCTCAACCACGCCACCTCTAACCTGG AAAGAGCTCATGTGCAAACTGGTTGGAATTAAGTCACCTGCTGAGCACCATGTTCTTAAAGAAGCTGTATTTAGCAAACTGGACAGGGACAAAAGTCAGCTGGAAGCAGTGGAATG GTTAGGTTTATTGGGAGATGAACCGGTTCCAGCAGCAGATTCCATTGTAGGGGCTTTTGCAAAGCACATGGAGATGAAGCTGCCCTTTG GCACTGGAGAGAGAGACATGATTGTTATGAGAAGTGAAATAGGTCTCAGGCATCCTTCTGGCCATTTGGAAGACAAATTTATTGATCTGGTTGTCTATGGGGATAACAAAGGATATTCTGCAATGGCTAAAACAGTAGGATACCCTGCAGCTATAGCTGCTAAAATGGTTCTAGATG GTGAAATAACTGCCAAAGGAATGGTCATACCTTTGACAAAGAATGTTTA